A region of the Flintibacter sp. KGMB00164 genome:
ACATAGTAGGCGTCATAACCCATGGCGGTGACTGCGGCTACGGTGTCGTTGCCGCCGTTGGACTCCAGAGCGCCGGAGGCGGTGTTGATGTAGTTCTTGATGCCCGCGTCGAAGTCAGGGTTGCCGCCCTCCTGATAGAAGGTGGACACGTACAGCTGAATGTTGGTGCCCTTGGCGGCCTCCAGGACCATGTTGTCGTCCAGGGTGTCAGAACCCACGAAGGGGATCTCCAGGCCCAGAGAAGCGGCCTGAGTGATAATCTGGGTGGCGTAAGCGATGGACACGGGGGTGAAGATAACGTCGGCGCCCTGGTCCTTGGCCTTGTTCAGGTAGGAGTTGAAGTCGGAGTTGTTGGTGGGGAAGGAGTCGGTGATGACCTTGCCGCCGGCGGCCTCAAAGGCCTGCTTGAAGAAGGCGATCAGGCCCTGGTCGTACTCGTTGCCCGCCTCGCCCAGGCAGTAGGCGGTTTTGGCCTGGAACTTATCCATGGAGAAGTTAGCCAGAACAGTGCCCTGGAAGGGATCCAGGAAGCAGATGCGGAAGTAGTAGTCGTTGCCGGCGGTGACGTTGGGGTTGGTGCAGGTCACGCCGATGGCGGGGATGCCAGCGTTGCCGAAGGTGGGGCCGGCGGCGATGGACACGCCGGAGCCGTAGGAGCCCAGCACCATGGCCACGCCCTCACTGACCAGCTGGGAAGCGGCGGTGGGGGCCTTGTCGGTGGAGGAGCCGTTGTCAGCATAGACCAACTCGACCTTGTACTCCTCGCCGCCCACAGTGACGGTAGGAGTCTCGGAGTTAGCATACTGCATGCCCAGCATTTCCTTCTTGCCGCCGGAGGCGGAGTCGCCGGAAGCGGGCTCAAACACGCCGATCTTGATTACCTTGTCGCCGGAAGCAGAGCCGCCGCCGGAACCAGAGCCGGAGCCGGAGCTGCCGCAGCCAGCCAGAGCGGCGATCATCAGGGCGCAGGACGTAGCCAAAGCCAGAAATCGTTTCATGTTCGTTCCTCCAATCTTTTTCGGGCAAATTCCCGAATGTCCACAACAAAAAGACAAATGTCCATGTGAACTTGTGGTTTATTATAGCAAAGTGAAAAAGAAAATGCAAGGGCAATTCAGGAAAGTTTCAGATTCAGCGATTTTAAGACGGAGATATAAAAATGGGGTAGAAAAAAGGGAAAAATAAACAAAAGACGCCTCTGGCTTTTGCCAGAGACGCCTTTATGGGAAGGAAGAGTATTACTTCTTCTGGGCCTCGCCCTCGGGGAAGATGATCTTGTTGACAAAGAAGAAGATCACCATAGAGATACCGCCGTTGAGCACCACGGTACCGATGTTGTAGATGAAAGCGGGCACGAACAGACCGGCCACCGCCATCCAGATGCAGTTGATGGAGTTGACGATGCAGGTGATGATGCAGAAGGCGATGACGTACCACAGGATCTGGTAGGCCAGGTTGCCCTTGCTGCGGAAAACCAGGTTGCGCTGGAGGGGGAAGTTGATGCACTCGCCGATGACCATGGCAACCATGTAGGCGCAGAAGTAGGGCAGGCCGCCGTGGTCCACGTCGTAGCCCAGGATGTTCCACTGGAAGGTCTCCCCAAACAGGGTGATGGGGATCCCCGGCCAGCCGAAGTCCACCATGGGCAGACCGGCAAAGGCGGCGGGCAGGAAGGTCAGCAGGATGTACTTGAAGACGGTGATGACGTTGCTGACAATGACGAACAGGCCGCCTTCCCGGATCCACTTGGCGGCTCCGGGATGTTTGGCCGCAAAATTATTCCAAAAACTCACAGTTTTTTGCTCCTCTCCTTCTTGACCTTCCCGTTGGCGAAGAAGCCGGCGATGGTCTTACCCATGCCGCGGAAGAAGTGGCCGTTGCAGGCCTCCAGAATGGAGGCAGTCATCTCGGTGGTCACCAGTCCGTTGCTCATCTTGGCCAGGCCGCGGAAAGGCATGCTGTGGATAAAGAGAACGTTCAGGTTGGGCTGGTCCTTCTCTTCGCTCTTGCGCTGGATAGCGGCCAGACGGCCGGCAGCGAAGCGGGCCACAAAGCCCTTGGCGTAAATCATCTGGGACAGGCTGTCGTTGTAGCCCAGAGGCTGGGAGCGGTCCCACTTGTCCTGGGGGATGGGACGGCCCAGCAGGGTCTCAAACTGGTCGTCGGGGACGGCCTGGACCTGGGCGGAGTAGTAGCAGGACAGCTTCTCCCGGTCGTAGGGGATGGGAGCGCCGGTGCCCTCCACCTCCACCTGCGCGGTGAGCAGGATGTCGGCGGCGCTGGCGCCCACCTCCAGGCGGTACTCGCCGCCCTCGATCTCCCAGCGGTTGGTCTTCACGTTGAAGTAACGGAAGGCCTTGTCATCCAGAGGGATGGTAACGGTGCGGCTCTCTCCGGGCTGGAGGAAGACCTTGGCAAAGCCCTTGAGCTCCCGCAGGGGAGTGAAGAGCTGGCTGTTGGGCCGGGAGACATACAGCTGGGCCACCTCCGCGCCGGCGCGCTTGCCGGTGTTGGTGAGGGTGAAGGTGACCTTCTCCTTGTCGGCCTTCAGGTCCGAGTAGGCGAAGGTGGTGTAGCTCAGACCAAAGCCGAAGGGGAAGCGCACGGCCTTCTGGGCGGTAAGGTAGTAGCGGTAGCCCACGAAGATGGACTCCCGGTACTGGGCGGTGAGCTCCCGGCCGGGGAAGAAGTCCCGGTTGGGGGTATCGTCATAGACCAGGGGATAGGTCTCGGCCAGCTTGCCGGAGGGATTTACCTTGCCGGTGAGAATGTCGGCCATGGCGCCGGCACCCGCCTGGCCGCCCAGATAGCCGTGGACGATGGCGGCGGCCTTGTCATACCAGGGCAGCTCCACAGGAGAGCCGCCGGAGAGGACCACAACTACCTTGGGGTTGGCAGCGGCCACCGCCTCCAGCAGTCGGTTTTGATTGGCGGGCAGGCGCATGTGGCTGCGGTCCATACCCTCGCTCTCGAAGATCTCAGGCAGACCCAGATAGAGCAGCACCACATCGGCCTGGGCAGCCAGCTGGACCGCGGCCTGCTGGAGACCTGCGTCCTCGGTGCCGTTGCGCAGGTAGCCCTGGGCGTGGCCCACTACGTCCAGACCGCTGGCCTTCAGGCAGTCCAGAGGTTTGTCCAGACGGGTGGGATTGACCAGAGAGGAACCGGCGCCCTGATACCGGGGCTCCAGAGCCATGTCGCCGATAACGGCCACCCGGGTGTTAGGAGCCAGAGGCAGCAGATCATTCTCATTCTTCAGCAGCACAGCGGTCTGGGCAGCGGCCTGACGGGCCACGGCGTGGTGGGCCTCCTGATCGAAGTCCCGCTTGCCGCCGGCGGTGGCCTCATGGGTGGCCAGGATCACGTCCAGCAGCTGGTCTACCCGCAGGTCGATCTCCCCTTCGGTGATCTTACCCTCTTTCAGGGAGGCCATCAGCTCCCGGTCGCTGTCGCCGATGGTGCCGGGCATCTCCAGGTTGCTGCCCGCCTTGATGCCGGCGGTCTGGCTGTTGCAGCCGCCCCAGTCGGTGACCACAAAGCCGTCAAAGCCCCACTCGTCCCGGAGAATCTCGGTGAGCAGGTGGGCGTTCTCGTTGGCGTAGGTGCCGTTTACCTTGTTGTAGGAGGACATGATGGACTTAGGATGGCCCTCCTTGACGGCGATCTCAAAGTTGGTCAGGTACAGCTCCCGCAGGGTGCGCTCATCCACCACGCTGTCGCTGGTCATGCGCAGCAGCTCCTGAGAGTTGGCGGCAAAGTGCTTGGGACAGGCGGAGATGCCGTTTTCCTGCACGCCCCGGATGAAGGCGGCGGCCATTTTGCCGCCCAGGTAGGGGTCCTCGGAGTAGTACTCAAAGTCGCGCCCGCCCAGAGGGCTGCGCTTGGTGTTCAGGCCGGGACCCAGCAGGACGTTGACCTGCTGGCAGGCGGCCTCCTTGCCGATGGTGCGGCCGCACAGGGTGGCCAGCTCCTCATCCCAGCTGTTGGCGATGCCGGCGGCGGTGGGGAAGCAGGTGGCAGGCTGACTGGCATTGATGCCTAAATGGTCGCCCTCTCCCAACTGCTTGCGCACCCCGTGAGGGCCGTCGGACAGGAACATGCTGGGCACACCCGCCTTGGGAAAGGGGTAGGTGCTCCACACGTCCCGGCCGGAGAGCAGGGCGATCTTTTGTTCCAGGGTCAGCTTATCCAGAATGTCTTGGTGTTTCACAGTCTATCTCCCTTTCATTCAGCGGTATGGATGCAAATGTGGATGTAAGGGGGAATCCCCCCGGGGCAGCCGGGGGGATCTCCTAGGTAGTTAAGCCTGAGTGGAGGCGTCCTCCATCTTCTTGGACTTCTTGATGATCATCACAGCGCCGGCCACCAGGATCACACCCACCACCACGTCGATGGCGATGGCAGCGATCTGCCAGCCCTGCAGACCGGCATCAGTCAGGTTAGCGGGATCGTAGGCGCGGGAATTCACAGTGGTGTACAGGATGTTCTTACAGGCCTGACGCATGGCCAGCACGGAGGTAGCGCTGGTGGTGTCGGTGACATGGTTGGTGGGAGTGTCATAGGCAACCAGCATGCAGTCGGTGCCGCCGCGGATAGCCTGGTCAGAATCCATGTAAGTCGTATTGCCGAAGTAGTCGGTGAGCACGAAGCCCTGGAAGCCCCACTCGTCACGCAGGACGTTGTTGAGCAGCTCGTCACAGGCGCCGGCCCAGACAGTGCCGACATAGTTGAAGGAGGACATGACCGCCTGGCAGCCGCCGTCCTTCACAGCGATCTCGAAGGGCTTGAGGTAGATCTCACGGATGGACTGCTCGTTGGCCCAGGTGCACAGCATCACATCGCGGTTGGTCTCCTGGTCGTTGAGGGCGAAGTGCTTCATGTAGGCGTACACGCCGTGCTCCTGAGCGCCCAGAATAGCGCTGGCAGCCATGTTGCCGCCCAGAACGCCGTCCTCGGAGTAGTACTCGAAGTTACGGCCGGCGAAAGCGGAACGGTGGGTGTTCATAGCGGGAGCGTACCAGCCGGACACGCCCATCTCGTCGGCCATCTTGCCGATGCGCTCGCCGAAGTCATTGGCCAGATCCACATTCCAGGTGGCGGCGATCATGACGGCGGCGGGGAAGCCGATGGAGCCCTTGCCGGTGAAGTTGTTGTTGATGGAGGCAGGACCGTCGCAGTCGATGGTCTGCACCTTGCCGATGCTGTTGATGGCGGAGGTCTGGTAGCCGCCGATGGCAATGAGGGTGTCCATCTCAGACACGGTCATCTGGTCCAGCAGCTCATCCCACTGGGGATCGTCATAGTCCACGCCGCGCAGATCCTCCAGCTTCAGGCCGTTCTTGGCGCCGGTAGTGGGCATGACGTCATCGGCGTTATTGTAGTTGTTGGGGTCGTAGTTGCTGTTGTTGAGGAAGGTAGCCTTGGCCTCATCGCTCATAGAGTAGCTGGCAGGAGCGGCAGTGGCCTCGTCGTAGTTGGCAAAGCCGTTGGCGCGGCTGAGATAGGTCACATCGCCCTCAGCAAAGGCAAACTGATTGGAAGCGGCCACGGCGTCGGTGGAACGGGGGCTGGTGTCGCCGTAGGTGATAGTGGTGGGAACGTTGTAGGTCTGGGAAGCGATAGCGGTGTGGGCGTCGGAGTTGATGGAGATGGCGTAGTCGCCGGCCTCCAGCACGTAAGCGCCGGCACCGTAGGTATCATAGGAAGCCATGTCCTCCACGTCGAAGGAGATGGTCAGGGTCTGGGAAGCGCCGGGCTCCAGCATGTCGGTCTTGTCAAAGGCGATGAGGTTGGCGCTGGCCTTCTCAATGCCGCCGTTGGTGTAGGGAGGATTGTAGTAGACCTGGACCACATCCTTGCCGGCCACATCGCCGGTGTTGGTGACGGTCACGTCAAAGGTAATGGTGCCGTTGCTCTCGGAGATGGGACCCATCTCCTGGGTGAAGGTGGTGTAGCTCAGACCATAGCCGAAGGGATACTGTACGGTGGCGTCATAGTCGATGAGGCCCTCCGCAGCAGCGGTCTCATAGAACTTGTAACCCACATAGATGCCCTCTACGTAGTTTACAAAAGTGGGGGTAGCACCCTCAATCTCAAACTCACTGACGTTATCATAGGCAAAGTTGCCAAAGTTGTTCCAGGTGGGGGTCTGGGTCAGGTCGTAGACATAGGTGTCCACCATCTTGGCGGAGGGGTTCACCTCGCCGGTGAGGATCTCGCCCAGAGCGTTGAAGCCGGTCTGACCGGGGCCGGCCATAACCAGAGCGCCCTTGATGGAATCATACTGGTCCAGCCAGCCAAGCTCCATGGGGTTGGCGGCGTTGATAACCACGATAACGTTGTCAAACTCGCTGGTGACGCGCTCCACCATGGCGATCTCGCGGTTGCTCAGTTCCAGGTAGTGCTTGCTGGCGTCACGGTCATCGTCCTGGGAGCTGATACGCACGCCGGAGGCACCCCAGGTGCCGCCCTCTTCAAAGGTGTCCTCGCCGTCATAGCTGGTGGGCAGGTCGGCGCCCTCGCCGCCGGAGCGGGAGATCACGATCAGAGCGGTGTCGGAGTACTCCTTGGCATTCTCGAAGATGCCGGCGGCGTCATACTCCTCCATGGTGGGCTCGGGGATGGTCCAGTCCTGGCCCCACATGCCCACGGTGGGACGGGTGTCACGGTACTCGGTGTAGAAGTCAGTGATGGTGGTGTTGTACTCGATGCCGGCGTTGCTCAAGCCCTCCAGCAGGGAGACAGTGGGATAGGAGTCGGACAGGCCACCGGAACCGGTGCCGCCGTAGACAGGGTTGGTGGAGGACCAGCCGAACACGTTGAGCTTGGTGTTGCTCAGGGGCAGGGCGCCCTCGTTCTTCACCATGACGATGCCTTCTTCGGCGATGGTCTGGCACAGCTCATTGGCGGAAGCGGCAGTCTCGTCGGTGACGGAGCCGTCGCCCATGGCCAGGGAGATAAGGCTGCTCATGGGGCCAAAGCAGATGAGGTTCACGGTGACGGCGATGGCCAGCACCATGGCCAGGGCGGCCTCGCCCCGGATCAGGAACTTCTTGGACCGGGCCATCTTGCGGCAGGCGATCATGGCCACGATGGCCAGGACCAGCACGACGGCAAGCCCGATCAGGTAGGGTTTGCAGGTGTTCAACACGGAGATTACGTCTTCAATGTTGATGGCAAGCATTCTATTCTTCCTCCTGTCGTGTTTTTGGGAAGGACGCACACAGAACAGCCCTTCCCGAATCTGAGAGGAGTTTATCACAACTTAACCTCGTTTTTTCATGAAAGGCACAAACTGCTGTCTTTTGGGCGCAAACTGTAAAAAATATTGTGAAAGTACACAAAACAAAACCCCGCTTGTTTGGCAGTATAAACAAGCGGGGGTGGCCGCAAGGGGAAAGTTTTTCCGCAACTTAATGGTGCTCCAGAGGGAAGAGCAGGGTGAGCTGAAACCACTCGTCCTTGGCCTGGACCGTCATGGTGCCGCCGTATTTTTGGGCGGTGTAGCGCATGCTCTTCAGGCCGTAGCCGTGGTACTCCCGGTCGGCTTTGGTGGTCATGGGCAGACCGTCCTGAAAGACGGGGGGAGCGGGACAGTAGTTTTCACACCGGATGACCAGAAAGTCCTTTTTGGTATAGACCTCCAGGTGAATGAGCCGCTTTTCTTTATCCGGAATGGACAGTTCGCACTCAATGGCGTTATCCAGAGCATTGCCGAACAGGGTGCAGATATCCATCACGTCCATAAAGGACAGCCGGGCCCCGTCGGCCACGCAGGTGAGCTTGATTTGGTGCTTGGCACAGTAGAGACTCTTGCCGGTGAGCACTGTGTCCAGCACCGAGTTGCCCGTTTTGTTCTGGGCCTCGTAGTGCTGAATTTCCTCCTCCATCTGGTCCAGAAAGGCGGAGCGGCGGGCGGGATCCTCCTCCGCCCGGAGCACGGCGATCTGGTGTTTGAGGTCGTGGTATTTGCGGTTGATGACGTCGATGGACTCCCGGGACTGGCGGTACTGTACATACTGGTTTTGCAGAATGTTCTTGATGGCGTCCAGTTCACGTCGGGTGTGCAGCTCAAAGAGCTGGATGTGGTAGGCGTAGAGAATGACGACACCGGCCAGATCCACCAGGGTGCGGATGTTGGCGATCTCCTGCTCCACCGAGCTGGTGAAGGGGGTGTTGGCGGTGACAAAGCTCATATTGCTGATGAGAAAGGCGGCCAGGCCCATGGAGGCGGCGGACAGCAGCTCCCGCCCGGTCATCCGGGGCAGATCGCCTCCCTGGGAGACCCGCTGCTCCAGGTGATAGGCCAGCAGAAAGACGGCGCCGTATATCACAACGAGAAAGACGGTCGCCGGAACAAAACCATCGATCTTGGTTTCCCAGACAAAGAAGGCGTACAGCTGCCACTCCAGCGAGGCGGTGAATTCCGCCAGCAGGAAGGCGCGCACCGTACAGTAGCCCGCACCCAGCAGGTCGCTGCGGCCGCAGAACGCCAGGAACAAAAACATGAGCCCCACAGCTACCGCCATGGCGGGCATCCAAAAGGCCACGGGGAGGGAGCCGGTTCCCTCCAGCCACAGAACCTGCACCACCAGTGCGCCCGCTGCGGTCAGCCAGAACCGGGGGCCGCGGAGCCTGCGGGAGTACTGGAGCAGAAAGAGCATACAGGCTCCCCACTCGGCCAGAGCAGTAAACAGGCGGGGCATGGTCTCACTCAACGGGTGCCACCTCCCATGTAGGCGGTGAGGGCCTCCAGGAAGGGGGCCTTGCGGGAACGGCTGATGAGCAGCTTATGCTCTCCCACCAGGGCGCAGTTGTCCTGGATTCCGTCCACATGTGCCAGGTTCAGGAGATAGCCCTTGTTGCTGCGGAAGAAGTGGTAGCCCTCCAGCTTCTCCTCCGCGTCCTTGATGGTCCCGGCGCTGATATACTCATCCTCCGCGGTGTGGTAGATAAGACGGTGGCCCTGGCTTTCCACAAAGGTGATATCCTCCACCGCCAGCTTCATGGCCCCTCCTTTGATGGGGACGGTGATATAGGTACGCTCCCGGCGGCGCATCCGGCTCAGCGCCCGGCTCAGCCGCTGGGCAAAGGTGGTGTAGCCCACCGGCTTGAGCATGTAGTCCAGCGCGTCCACCTCATAGCCTCGGATGGCGTACTGGGCCATGTTGGTAATAAAGATGATGATGACCTCCGGGTCGGTGCGGCGGATCAGCTCCGCGGTGGCCATTCCATCCAGAAAGCGCATCTGGACATCTAAAAAAACCAGATCAAACTGTCCATGATACTGCTCCAGCAGATCCTCTCCATCGGCAAACAGAGACACCTCAAAGCTTTTACCCGATTCCCGGGCGTATTGGTCCACATAGGTTTGCAGTTGATGAGCCCAGGACAGATCGTCCTCAGCCACAGCGATTCGGATCATCCGGGCACCTCCCTTCCGAAAAAATCTTTCTGGATCATACGGCTGGCATTTTTTCATATTTACTATACCAAAGAAAGCTACCTGGGTAAAGAGAAATGCGAAAAATGATGCAGGAACAACACCATACCCGCGACAGGAGGATATTGACAATCCATGCGGGAAAAAGTACTCTTGTACCAGATTGTAATGAAGGGGGAACTCTTATGAAAAAGCGAGTGGGTATCCTGACCTCCGGCGGTGACTGCCCGGGGCTCAACGCGACTATCCGCGGTGTGGCCAAGGCCCTCTACCAGCGCTTTGGGGAGGACGTGACCATCGTCGGCATTTCCAACGGCTTCTCCGGTCTCATCAACGGCGAGTGGCGGGAGATGAAGCCCTATGAATTTTCCGGTATCCTTACCGTAGGCGGCACCATCCTGGGCACCAAGCGCACGCCCTTCAAGCTCATGCGGGTGGTGGGCGAGGACGATGTGGACAAGGTGGCTGAGATGAAGAAGAACTACGCCGCCATGAAGCTGGACTGCCTCCTCTGTCTGGGCGGCAACGGCACCCATAAGACGGCCAATCTTCTGGCTGAGGAGGGCCTCAACATCATCGGCCTGCCCAAGACCATCGACAACGATATCTACGGCACCGACGTGACCTTTGGTTTCCACTCTGCCGTTGACATTGCCACCGAGGCCATCGACCGGGTCCACACCACCGCCGGCAGCCACAGCCGCTGTATGCTGGTGGAGCTGATGGGCAACAAGGCGGGCTGGCTCACCCTGTACGCAGGCATCGCCGGCGGCGCAGATATCATCCTCATTCCCGAGCGTCCCTACACCATTGAAAAGGTGTGCGCCGCCATCGAGAACCGGGCCAAGCAGGGCAAGCACTTCTCCATCCTGGCGGTGGCCGAGGGCGTCTATGACGTCAAGGAGTCCCGTATGAAGAAGAAGGAGCGTCTGGCCAAGCGCAAGGAGGAGGGCATCACCACCGCCACCAACCGCATCGCCCGCCAGATCGAGGAGATGACCGGCTTTGAGACCCGCACCTGTGTCCCCGGACACACCCAGCGGGGCGGCAGTCCCTCTCCCTACGACCGGGTGCTGGCCACCCAGTTCGGCTCCTACGCCGCCAAGATGGTGGAGGACGGTAACTTCGGTATCACCGTGGCCATGAAGAACAACCACGTGGGAGAAAACAAGCTCGCCGACATTGCCGGCAAGAGCCGCCTGGTCCCCGACGGCCACGGCATGCTGGAGGTGGCCCGGCGCATGGGCATTTCCCTGGGATAAAAGGGAATCCAGGGGTTGACTTTTGATTGGTTCTGGGTTATGATACTTTAACGGTTTAAAGATTGAAACCGCGAAAGTATCCGGGCCTCGCCCGGTTTTGAAAGGAACGAGCGCCATGCCTATCACCGATCTGCTGGAGCGCAACAGCAAGCTCTACGGCGACGAGGTCGCCCTGGTAGAGATCAACCCCGAGGTTCAGGAGACCCAGCGGGTCACCTGGAAGGAGTATGCGCTCATTCAGCCCACCTCCACCGCACCCTACCGCCGGGAGATCACCTGGTCCGTCTTTGATGAGAAGGCCAACCGGGTGGCCAACCTGCTGTTGGGCCGAGGGCTGAAAAAGGGCCAGAAGGTGGCCATTTTGCTGATGAACTGCCTGGAGTGGCTGCCCATCTACTTCGGCATCCTCAAGGCCGGAGCGGTGGCGGTGCCCCTGAACTTCCGCTATACCGCCCAGGAGATCGAGTACTGTGTGAAGCTGGCCGACGCCGACGTGCTGTTCTTCGGCCCGGAGTTTATCGGCCGTGTGGAGGACATTGTCCCCTCTATCGGACGGGAGCGCCTCCTGTTCTTTGTGGGTGAGACCTGCCCCTCCTTTGCCGAGGACTACCACCGCGCCACCGCCAACTGTTCCTCCGCCGCCCCCAAGGTGCTGGTGGACGACGAGGATGACGGCGCCATCTACTACTCCTCCGGTACCACCGGCTTCCCCAAGGCCATCCTGCTCAGCCACCGCTGTCTGCTGCAGGCGGCCCGGATGGAGGCCATCCACCACGAGACCACCCATGAGGACGTGTTCCTGTGCATCCCGCCCCTCTATCACACCGGCGCGAAGATGCACTGGTTTGGTTCCCTGTTTACCGGCAGTAAGGGGGTACTGCTGAAGGGCAACAGCCCCAAGGCCATCTTTGACGCCGTCTCCCAGGAGCGGTGCACCATCGTGTGGCTACTGGTACCCTGGTGTCAGGATATCCTGGCCGCTCTGGACCGGGGTGACCTGAAGCTGGAGGACTACCAGCTGAGCCAGTGGCGGCTCATGCACATCGGTGCCCAGCCGGTCCCGCCCTCCCTCATTAAGCACTGGATGGAGTATTTCCCCCACCACAAATACGATACCAACTACGGCCTGTCCGAGTCCACCGGCCCGGGCTGTGTCCACCTGGGGATGGATCACATCCACAAGGTGGGTGCCATTGGCGTTCCCGGCTACGGCTGGAAGGTGAAGATCGTGGACGAGCAGGGCCAGACCGTGCCCCAGGGCGAGGTGGGCGAGCTGTGCGTCAAGGGTCCCGGTGTGATGAAGTGCTACTACCACGACCCCGAGGCCACCGCCGCCGTACTCCACGGGGAGTGGCTCCATACCGGCGACATGGCCAAGCAGGATGAGGACGGCTTCTAC
Encoded here:
- a CDS encoding ABC transporter substrate-binding protein, whose product is MKRFLALATSCALMIAALAGCGSSGSGSGSGGGSASGDKVIKIGVFEPASGDSASGGKKEMLGMQYANSETPTVTVGGEEYKVELVYADNGSSTDKAPTAASQLVSEGVAMVLGSYGSGVSIAAGPTFGNAGIPAIGVTCTNPNVTAGNDYYFRICFLDPFQGTVLANFSMDKFQAKTAYCLGEAGNEYDQGLIAFFKQAFEAAGGKVITDSFPTNNSDFNSYLNKAKDQGADVIFTPVSIAYATQIITQAASLGLEIPFVGSDTLDDNMVLEAAKGTNIQLYVSTFYQEGGNPDFDAGIKNYINTASGALESNGGNDTVAAVTAMGYDAYYVALEAIKKADSVDPAAIKAALWDVEYDGVSGHIAFDDTNGDAVRDTAYIKHSTNDGAWELETQQTVAK
- a CDS encoding glycoside hydrolase family 3 C-terminal domain-containing protein; this encodes MKHQDILDKLTLEQKIALLSGRDVWSTYPFPKAGVPSMFLSDGPHGVRKQLGEGDHLGINASQPATCFPTAAGIANSWDEELATLCGRTIGKEAACQQVNVLLGPGLNTKRSPLGGRDFEYYSEDPYLGGKMAAAFIRGVQENGISACPKHFAANSQELLRMTSDSVVDERTLRELYLTNFEIAVKEGHPKSIMSSYNKVNGTYANENAHLLTEILRDEWGFDGFVVTDWGGCNSQTAGIKAGSNLEMPGTIGDSDRELMASLKEGKITEGEIDLRVDQLLDVILATHEATAGGKRDFDQEAHHAVARQAAAQTAVLLKNENDLLPLAPNTRVAVIGDMALEPRYQGAGSSLVNPTRLDKPLDCLKASGLDVVGHAQGYLRNGTEDAGLQQAAVQLAAQADVVLLYLGLPEIFESEGMDRSHMRLPANQNRLLEAVAAANPKVVVVLSGGSPVELPWYDKAAAIVHGYLGGQAGAGAMADILTGKVNPSGKLAETYPLVYDDTPNRDFFPGRELTAQYRESIFVGYRYYLTAQKAVRFPFGFGLSYTTFAYSDLKADKEKVTFTLTNTGKRAGAEVAQLYVSRPNSQLFTPLRELKGFAKVFLQPGESRTVTIPLDDKAFRYFNVKTNRWEIEGGEYRLEVGASAADILLTAQVEVEGTGAPIPYDREKLSCYYSAQVQAVPDDQFETLLGRPIPQDKWDRSQPLGYNDSLSQMIYAKGFVARFAAGRLAAIQRKSEEKDQPNLNVLFIHSMPFRGLAKMSNGLVTTEMTASILEACNGHFFRGMGKTIAGFFANGKVKKERSKKL
- a CDS encoding glycoside hydrolase family 3 N-terminal domain-containing protein, whose product is MLAINIEDVISVLNTCKPYLIGLAVVLVLAIVAMIACRKMARSKKFLIRGEAALAMVLAIAVTVNLICFGPMSSLISLAMGDGSVTDETAASANELCQTIAEEGIVMVKNEGALPLSNTKLNVFGWSSTNPVYGGTGSGGLSDSYPTVSLLEGLSNAGIEYNTTITDFYTEYRDTRPTVGMWGQDWTIPEPTMEEYDAAGIFENAKEYSDTALIVISRSGGEGADLPTSYDGEDTFEEGGTWGASGVRISSQDDDRDASKHYLELSNREIAMVERVTSEFDNVIVVINAANPMELGWLDQYDSIKGALVMAGPGQTGFNALGEILTGEVNPSAKMVDTYVYDLTQTPTWNNFGNFAYDNVSEFEIEGATPTFVNYVEGIYVGYKFYETAAAEGLIDYDATVQYPFGYGLSYTTFTQEMGPISESNGTITFDVTVTNTGDVAGKDVVQVYYNPPYTNGGIEKASANLIAFDKTDMLEPGASQTLTISFDVEDMASYDTYGAGAYVLEAGDYAISINSDAHTAIASQTYNVPTTITYGDTSPRSTDAVAASNQFAFAEGDVTYLSRANGFANYDEATAAPASYSMSDEAKATFLNNSNYDPNNYNNADDVMPTTGAKNGLKLEDLRGVDYDDPQWDELLDQMTVSEMDTLIAIGGYQTSAINSIGKVQTIDCDGPASINNNFTGKGSIGFPAAVMIAATWNVDLANDFGERIGKMADEMGVSGWYAPAMNTHRSAFAGRNFEYYSEDGVLGGNMAASAILGAQEHGVYAYMKHFALNDQETNRDVMLCTWANEQSIREIYLKPFEIAVKDGGCQAVMSSFNYVGTVWAGACDELLNNVLRDEWGFQGFVLTDYFGNTTYMDSDQAIRGGTDCMLVAYDTPTNHVTDTTSATSVLAMRQACKNILYTTVNSRAYDPANLTDAGLQGWQIAAIAIDVVVGVILVAGAVMIIKKSKKMEDASTQA
- a CDS encoding sensor histidine kinase — protein: MSETMPRLFTALAEWGACMLFLLQYSRRLRGPRFWLTAAGALVVQVLWLEGTGSLPVAFWMPAMAVAVGLMFLFLAFCGRSDLLGAGYCTVRAFLLAEFTASLEWQLYAFFVWETKIDGFVPATVFLVVIYGAVFLLAYHLEQRVSQGGDLPRMTGRELLSAASMGLAAFLISNMSFVTANTPFTSSVEQEIANIRTLVDLAGVVILYAYHIQLFELHTRRELDAIKNILQNQYVQYRQSRESIDVINRKYHDLKHQIAVLRAEEDPARRSAFLDQMEEEIQHYEAQNKTGNSVLDTVLTGKSLYCAKHQIKLTCVADGARLSFMDVMDICTLFGNALDNAIECELSIPDKEKRLIHLEVYTKKDFLVIRCENYCPAPPVFQDGLPMTTKADREYHGYGLKSMRYTAQKYGGTMTVQAKDEWFQLTLLFPLEHH
- a CDS encoding LytTR family DNA-binding domain-containing protein, encoding MIRIAVAEDDLSWAHQLQTYVDQYARESGKSFEVSLFADGEDLLEQYHGQFDLVFLDVQMRFLDGMATAELIRRTDPEVIIIFITNMAQYAIRGYEVDALDYMLKPVGYTTFAQRLSRALSRMRRRERTYITVPIKGGAMKLAVEDITFVESQGHRLIYHTAEDEYISAGTIKDAEEKLEGYHFFRSNKGYLLNLAHVDGIQDNCALVGEHKLLISRSRKAPFLEALTAYMGGGTR
- a CDS encoding ATP-dependent 6-phosphofructokinase, translated to MKKRVGILTSGGDCPGLNATIRGVAKALYQRFGEDVTIVGISNGFSGLINGEWREMKPYEFSGILTVGGTILGTKRTPFKLMRVVGEDDVDKVAEMKKNYAAMKLDCLLCLGGNGTHKTANLLAEEGLNIIGLPKTIDNDIYGTDVTFGFHSAVDIATEAIDRVHTTAGSHSRCMLVELMGNKAGWLTLYAGIAGGADIILIPERPYTIEKVCAAIENRAKQGKHFSILAVAEGVYDVKESRMKKKERLAKRKEEGITTATNRIARQIEEMTGFETRTCVPGHTQRGGSPSPYDRVLATQFGSYAAKMVEDGNFGITVAMKNNHVGENKLADIAGKSRLVPDGHGMLEVARRMGISLG